One Coleofasciculus chthonoplastes PCC 7420 DNA segment encodes these proteins:
- a CDS encoding LOG family protein produces the protein MTPSPSYSDPQLLKSDLAALLERLPNLTDEKWIQRALGVLVRLTQEEIDRLDWKILTATLEDMESAFQVFYPYRHVRKVTIFGSARIDSQTPEYKIAAEFARYLTQHGFMVMTGAGGGIMEAGHLGAGAENSFGLNIQLPFEETNPFIQGDPKLIRFKYFFTRKLFFLKESDAIALFPGGFGTQDEAFECLTLCQTGRLEPVPLVLIDRPGGTYWHDWDAYLRKHLIQRGLISPEDTSLYTVTDNLDVAYEAIHQFYSVYHSSRYVGDRFVMRLKSELSDADVEQLNAEFSDIIVKGQIEKSNALPEELPDETADLPRLLFYFNRKDSGRLYQLIARISQMAAASPETTHPERK, from the coding sequence ATGACTCCATCTCCTTCATACTCTGATCCGCAGTTACTTAAGAGCGATTTAGCGGCACTTCTTGAGCGACTGCCAAATCTGACTGATGAAAAATGGATTCAACGTGCTTTAGGCGTACTGGTTCGGCTGACTCAGGAGGAGATTGATCGCCTGGATTGGAAAATCCTCACGGCGACGTTAGAGGATATGGAATCTGCCTTTCAAGTATTCTATCCCTATCGTCACGTTCGCAAGGTCACGATTTTTGGTTCAGCCCGGATTGACTCCCAGACACCAGAATATAAAATCGCTGCCGAGTTTGCCCGCTATTTGACCCAGCACGGTTTTATGGTGATGACAGGTGCTGGCGGTGGCATTATGGAGGCAGGACATTTAGGTGCGGGCGCGGAAAATTCCTTTGGTTTGAATATTCAGCTTCCCTTCGAGGAAACGAATCCGTTTATTCAGGGAGATCCGAAACTGATTCGGTTTAAATATTTCTTTACCCGCAAACTATTCTTCCTTAAAGAAAGTGACGCGATCGCGCTTTTTCCGGGTGGCTTTGGTACGCAGGATGAAGCCTTTGAATGTTTAACCCTCTGTCAAACCGGGCGACTGGAACCAGTACCATTAGTCTTGATTGATCGCCCTGGTGGTACATACTGGCACGATTGGGATGCCTATCTTCGCAAGCATTTAATTCAACGAGGGTTAATCAGCCCAGAAGATACTAGCCTGTATACGGTTACAGATAATCTGGATGTGGCTTATGAGGCAATTCATCAGTTCTACAGTGTCTATCACTCTAGTCGTTATGTCGGCGATCGGTTTGTGATGCGGCTTAAATCAGAGTTGTCTGATGCAGATGTTGAACAGCTTAATGCTGAGTTTAGTGACATTATTGTCAAGGGTCAAATTGAAAAAAGCAACGCTTTACCGGAAGAACTTCCGGATGAAACGGCAGATCTGCCCCGCTTACTTTTTTACTTTAACCGCAAAGATTCTGGACGTCTCTATCAACTGATCGCTCGGATTAGTCAAATGGCGGCTGCATCCCCAGAAACAACCCATCCTGAACGTAAATAA
- a CDS encoding DUF6464 family protein, with translation MRLKSHAQIKRLIDFHEQRMRQLSNTVDKKYTCRYYANSAFLLCAVNPLGSCEGCHEYEPEVTSE, from the coding sequence ATGAGACTAAAATCCCATGCTCAGATTAAACGCTTGATTGATTTTCACGAGCAACGCATGAGGCAATTATCAAACACGGTTGATAAAAAATATACCTGCCGATATTATGCGAATTCAGCGTTCTTGCTTTGTGCTGTGAATCCTCTCGGTTCCTGCGAAGGCTGTCACGAGTATGAACCGGAGGTAACGTCCGAGTAA
- a CDS encoding glycoside hydrolase family 9 protein, giving the protein MTFAVDFNIANDWGSGFTANLEIANNSSSNVNGWTLEFEAPFEITNIWGAEIVSQEGNRYTVRNLSYNGTLAADGTVSFGFNGSGDSIEPTGYSLNGESIGGSSSPIPTLSVNDVTVTEGDTGTVAADFVVNLSEASDQPVTVEYSTANGTATAGSDYTAKSGTLTFAAGETSKIVSVPVIGDTTVESNETFRLNLSNPSNGTIADAQGVGTISNDDSSTPPANTPLRIEAEDYISFFDKSSGNTGGAFRSDDVDIQATTDLGGGYNVGWIQQGEWLTYDVNIPEAGTYDIVARVASAQSGTRSLKVSVGGESETLSFGGTGGWQNWTDVTAQGVNLSAGSQQLRLDMLSNSFNVNYIDIVPSTSSPTPPTLSINDVSITEGNSGTKNATFTVNLSDASTQSVSVNYATANDTAIAGSDYTAKSGTLNFSPGQTSKTFTVPIIGDTLDEANERFKVNLSQANNATIGDGQGVGTIIDNDDSTPVLSQLSINDVSVTEGDSGTKNATFTVNLSAASTQTVSVNYATANDTAIAGSDYTAKSGTLSFNPGQTSKTFSVPILGDTTVEGNETFKVNLSQASNATIGDGQGVGTILNNDSSQPPPQQGAFNYGEALQKSILFYYAQRSGDLPDTNPLPWRGDSALNDGSDVGLDLTGGYYDAGDHVKFGLPGAASMTMLSWGAVEYQDAYQQSGQFEEILDSIKWGTDYILKAHVTDSQGTKAFYGQVGDGNLDHAFWGAPEDMTMERPAYKIDRQNPGSDLAGEAAASLAAASIVFRGVDEAYADTLLQNAQQLYDFADQYRGTYTDAIPDAGQFYNSFSGFQDELVWGATWLHKATEAAGSTDTTYLNKAESLYQGIGPGWTQSWDDKSYGAAILLAQETGKNEYKGDVEGWLNSWLPGGSTPTYTDGGLAWLSQWGSLRYSANTSFLAGVYADTVNDPNGQYSDFAEGQIDYILGDNPRDFSYMVGFGEDYALNPHHRAASGVTNISDSRDNLHTLYGALVGGPDSPNDFAYNDVRTDFISNEVAMDYNAGLTGALARMYGEFGGQTLDTISGVNLNNLNSLTVADVIAS; this is encoded by the coding sequence ATGACTTTTGCTGTAGATTTTAACATTGCCAACGATTGGGGAAGTGGCTTTACCGCGAATCTAGAAATTGCCAACAATAGTTCCAGCAATGTAAATGGTTGGACTCTGGAGTTTGAAGCTCCCTTTGAAATTACTAATATTTGGGGTGCGGAAATTGTTAGTCAAGAAGGCAACCGTTATACAGTTCGCAACCTCAGCTATAACGGCACTCTAGCGGCTGACGGTACTGTCTCTTTCGGTTTCAACGGTAGTGGCGACAGTATTGAACCCACTGGCTATAGTCTGAATGGAGAATCCATTGGCGGGTCTTCTTCGCCAATACCGACTCTCTCTGTTAATGATGTAACAGTTACCGAAGGTGACACAGGTACGGTTGCGGCTGACTTTGTCGTTAACCTGTCCGAAGCCAGTGACCAACCTGTAACCGTTGAGTATAGTACCGCCAATGGTACAGCAACGGCGGGTTCCGACTACACCGCCAAATCTGGTACACTCACCTTTGCGGCTGGCGAAACCTCTAAAATTGTCAGTGTGCCTGTAATTGGGGACACGACGGTGGAGAGTAATGAAACCTTCAGACTTAACCTATCCAATCCCAGCAACGGGACGATTGCTGATGCTCAAGGGGTGGGTACGATTAGCAATGATGACTCCAGTACTCCTCCAGCCAATACCCCCCTCCGGATTGAAGCGGAAGACTATATCAGTTTCTTCGATAAAAGCTCAGGTAATACAGGGGGGGCGTTTCGCTCTGATGATGTAGATATCCAAGCCACTACAGATTTGGGTGGCGGCTACAATGTTGGCTGGATTCAGCAAGGGGAATGGTTAACCTACGATGTCAACATTCCTGAAGCCGGAACCTACGACATTGTTGCTCGTGTTGCTTCAGCGCAGTCAGGGACACGCAGTTTAAAGGTTTCGGTTGGGGGTGAAAGTGAAACCCTAAGCTTTGGCGGAACTGGGGGATGGCAAAATTGGACGGATGTGACGGCTCAAGGGGTGAACCTCTCCGCTGGGAGTCAGCAACTACGCCTGGATATGCTCTCCAACTCCTTCAATGTTAACTACATTGATATTGTCCCCAGTACCAGTTCACCCACGCCACCAACCCTTTCAATTAATGATGTCAGTATCACCGAAGGCAATAGTGGCACGAAAAATGCGACGTTTACCGTCAACCTCTCAGACGCGAGTACTCAAAGCGTCAGTGTGAATTACGCCACAGCCAATGACACCGCCATTGCTGGGTCTGACTATACTGCCAAATCCGGGACACTGAATTTCAGCCCTGGACAAACCAGCAAAACGTTCACCGTACCGATTATCGGTGACACCCTGGATGAGGCGAATGAAAGGTTTAAAGTAAACCTCTCTCAAGCTAACAACGCTACAATTGGCGATGGTCAAGGTGTTGGCACAATTATCGATAATGATGATTCTACCCCAGTCTTGTCACAGTTATCGATCAATGATGTCAGTGTCACCGAGGGCGATAGCGGTACGAAAAACGCGACGTTTACCGTCAACCTCTCAGCCGCGAGTACTCAAACCGTCAGTGTGAATTACGCCACAGCCAATGACACCGCCATTGCTGGGTCTGACTATACCGCTAAATCCGGGACACTGAGTTTCAACCCTGGACAAACCAGTAAGACGTTTAGCGTACCCATCTTGGGTGACACAACGGTAGAAGGCAATGAAACCTTTAAGGTGAATCTCTCCCAAGCCAGCAACGCCACGATTGGAGACGGTCAAGGGGTAGGAACCATTCTCAATAACGATTCCTCCCAACCCCCTCCTCAGCAAGGGGCTTTTAATTATGGGGAAGCGCTGCAAAAGTCTATCCTCTTCTACTATGCTCAACGTTCTGGTGACTTACCCGATACCAATCCTCTCCCTTGGCGCGGTGATTCAGCTCTAAACGATGGCTCAGATGTGGGACTTGACCTGACGGGCGGTTACTACGACGCAGGCGACCATGTTAAGTTCGGCTTACCCGGAGCCGCTTCAATGACGATGCTGAGTTGGGGCGCGGTTGAATACCAGGATGCTTATCAACAAAGTGGACAATTTGAAGAAATTCTGGATTCGATTAAGTGGGGGACTGACTATATCCTCAAAGCTCATGTTACCGATAGTCAAGGGACGAAAGCGTTTTACGGACAGGTGGGAGACGGTAACCTCGACCATGCTTTCTGGGGCGCTCCGGAAGACATGACCATGGAACGCCCCGCCTATAAAATCGACCGTCAGAATCCTGGGTCTGATTTAGCCGGGGAAGCAGCGGCGTCTCTGGCGGCGGCTTCGATTGTCTTCCGAGGGGTAGACGAAGCCTACGCGGATACCCTGCTACAGAACGCCCAACAACTCTACGATTTTGCCGACCAATATCGCGGCACCTATACTGACGCGATTCCAGATGCAGGTCAATTCTACAATTCCTTCAGCGGCTTCCAAGACGAGCTAGTTTGGGGTGCAACCTGGCTGCACAAAGCAACTGAGGCGGCGGGTAGTACAGATACGACGTATCTCAACAAAGCCGAAAGTTTATACCAGGGAATTGGTCCAGGGTGGACGCAATCCTGGGATGACAAATCCTATGGTGCGGCTATCTTGTTAGCTCAGGAAACGGGCAAAAATGAGTATAAAGGTGATGTGGAAGGCTGGTTAAACTCCTGGCTTCCCGGCGGTAGTACCCCAACCTATACCGATGGTGGACTCGCATGGCTGAGTCAGTGGGGTTCTCTGCGCTACAGCGCCAATACCTCATTCCTGGCTGGCGTCTACGCGGATACGGTGAATGACCCCAATGGTCAATACTCTGATTTTGCTGAGGGGCAAATTGACTACATCTTAGGCGATAATCCCCGCGACTTCAGCTATATGGTTGGTTTTGGTGAGGACTATGCGCTCAATCCCCACCACCGTGCGGCTTCCGGAGTGACAAATATCAGTGATTCTCGCGATAATCTACATACCCTCTACGGGGCGCTTGTTGGGGGTCCAGATTCTCCCAATGATTTTGCTTATAACGATGTTCGCACAGACTTCATCAGTAATGAAGTGGCAATGGACTACAATGCTGGCTTAACCGGAGCATTGGCTAGAATGTACGGAGAATTTGGTGGACAAACGCTCGATACTATTTCAGGAGTCAATCTCAATAACTTGAATTCGTTGACCGTTGCTGATGTAATCGCGTCCTAG
- a CDS encoding leucyl aminopeptidase — protein MEIRATDTPRVDWTGDALALGFFEDVVELTGDLAQLDQKLSGTLKELIEETEFKGSVGSSAVTRVGAGSSVRKVILVGLGKSDALTVDSLRRVGAAIARMAKQQKSKTLGISLPAANNDTALSAQAIAEGITLALHLDNRFKSEPEDKGAKLEQVELLGLGDVQAAINQGNAICQGVILARELVAAPPNSVTPMTLAQTAQDIASAYGMTLEVLEKDECEKLGMGAFLGVAQASEMPPKFIHLTYKPQGTPRRKLAIVGKGLTFDSGGLNLKVSGSGIETMKMDMGGAGATFGAAKAIGELKPDVEVHFISAATENMISGHALHPGDIITASNGKTIEVNNTDAEGRLTLADALVFAEKLEVDAIVDLATLTGACVVALGNNIGGLWTTDDTLATQFKTASEKAGEKFWQMPMEEKYFEGMKSPIADMKNTGPRAGGSITAALFLKQFVKETSWAHLDIAGPVWADKEDGCNNAGATGFPVRTLVHWVLA, from the coding sequence ATGGAAATTCGAGCAACGGATACACCACGGGTAGATTGGACTGGTGATGCCCTAGCACTGGGATTCTTTGAAGATGTTGTAGAGTTAACGGGTGATTTAGCCCAGCTTGATCAGAAACTCTCCGGTACGCTGAAGGAACTGATTGAGGAAACCGAGTTTAAAGGAAGCGTTGGCAGTAGTGCTGTAACTCGTGTGGGTGCCGGTAGCTCAGTTCGTAAGGTTATTTTAGTCGGGTTGGGTAAATCGGATGCCCTAACCGTAGATAGTTTACGTCGAGTAGGGGCTGCGATCGCGCGGATGGCAAAGCAGCAGAAAAGCAAAACCCTGGGTATTAGTCTCCCGGCGGCGAATAATGATACCGCACTCAGCGCTCAGGCGATCGCGGAAGGAATTACTCTAGCATTGCATCTGGATAATCGCTTTAAGTCGGAACCGGAAGATAAGGGTGCGAAATTAGAACAGGTGGAATTATTGGGACTCGGTGATGTCCAAGCCGCCATTAACCAAGGGAATGCCATTTGTCAAGGGGTAATCTTAGCACGAGAGTTAGTCGCCGCCCCGCCGAATTCTGTCACCCCAATGACATTGGCACAGACAGCCCAGGATATTGCCTCTGCTTATGGGATGACGCTAGAAGTATTAGAAAAAGACGAATGCGAAAAGTTAGGCATGGGCGCGTTTTTGGGTGTGGCGCAAGCCTCAGAAATGCCACCCAAGTTTATTCATCTCACCTATAAACCCCAAGGAACACCGCGTCGGAAACTCGCGATTGTGGGGAAGGGATTAACCTTTGATTCCGGTGGCTTGAACCTGAAAGTCTCAGGTAGCGGTATCGAAACCATGAAAATGGATATGGGAGGGGCGGGTGCTACCTTTGGTGCAGCCAAAGCCATTGGTGAATTAAAGCCAGATGTCGAGGTTCACTTTATTAGTGCGGCAACAGAGAATATGATCAGTGGTCATGCATTGCATCCCGGTGATATCATCACCGCATCCAATGGCAAAACCATAGAAGTGAATAATACCGACGCTGAAGGGCGGCTGACTCTGGCTGATGCCTTGGTGTTTGCCGAGAAGCTGGAGGTAGACGCGATCGTGGATTTAGCCACCCTCACCGGGGCTTGTGTTGTGGCTCTCGGCAATAATATTGGTGGACTTTGGACAACCGATGACACCCTCGCAACTCAATTCAAAACCGCATCGGAAAAAGCAGGCGAAAAATTCTGGCAAATGCCGATGGAAGAGAAATATTTTGAGGGAATGAAATCACCCATTGCTGACATGAAAAACACCGGTCCTCGTGCCGGGGGTTCAATCACGGCGGCTCTATTTTTAAAGCAGTTTGTGAAAGAGACATCCTGGGCGCATTTAGACATCGCCGGTCCAGTTTGGGCAGATAAAGAAGACGGATGCAATAATGCTGGGGCAACAGGTTTTCCAGTTCGCACGCTGGTTCACTGGGTTTTGGCATAA
- a CDS encoding transglycosylase SLT domain-containing protein: protein MLKVQKYRVPVAVGAGLLFIALCGSSWFVLRQTGILENLGADSPQSELSLTQKDAQSLVLPLVSLSPQARAEQLMDIASGRQSLDQYRARYLLASDLIGQQQPEAALQWLEGLDAKYPQLASHIALKRAQAYTAMGDTANAEQAWQGILETYPSDPVAAHALYALGESNPEYWQQAIAQFPTHPRTLDIVRQKLQENPKQLNLLLHLAKSAYDTPGSGGIRDRLVNEYASGLQPQDWQTIAFGYWETREYDKAAKAYTKAPPTPENAYRVGRGYHLKGKRQEAKAGYQQLIRTFPDAKETGLGLRRLASLLPSQEAIPYLDQVVAKFPDEAPEALLTKANILEALGSSQSATQARQSVLTQYPNSDAAADYRWQVANQKAQAGNLAEAWQWAQPITTDSPDSAIAPEAAFWVGRWAMQLGRQEEATSAFEHVLAQYPESYYAWRSARFLGWDVGDFTTVRDVNPTLVLPKTRSRLPAGSDTLKELHLLGQNQDSWTLWQAEFENRQEPTVAEQFTDGVMRLGVGDNINGINQVWFLSQRETPEERRQWQALRAEPAYWYTLFPLPFFDSVVNWSGQRQLNPLLVIGLIRQESRFEPEIGSIAGARGLMQVMPGTGQWIADKIQLQEYDLNDPNDNVKLGTWYLDHTHQEYNNHSLFAVASYNAGPGNVAKWIRKYDTTDPDAFIEQIPFAETKGYVEAVFENYWNYLRLYNPEVNQLLRKYSKSQPGISP, encoded by the coding sequence ATGCTAAAGGTACAAAAATACAGAGTTCCTGTAGCAGTCGGGGCGGGATTGCTATTTATTGCCTTATGTGGTTCGTCTTGGTTCGTTCTCCGACAGACTGGTATTCTGGAAAACTTGGGGGCTGACTCCCCGCAAAGTGAACTGAGTTTGACCCAAAAGGATGCTCAATCCCTGGTACTGCCCTTAGTCTCTTTATCTCCCCAAGCCAGGGCGGAACAACTGATGGATATTGCTTCCGGGCGTCAATCCCTGGATCAATATCGCGCCCGCTATTTGTTGGCGTCGGATTTAATTGGACAACAGCAGCCAGAGGCGGCACTTCAATGGCTAGAGGGATTGGACGCAAAGTATCCCCAGTTAGCCTCTCATATTGCCCTGAAACGCGCTCAAGCCTACACAGCGATGGGGGATACAGCTAACGCCGAACAAGCTTGGCAAGGGATTCTAGAGACTTATCCCAGTGATCCTGTCGCTGCCCACGCCCTGTATGCGTTAGGGGAATCGAATCCAGAGTATTGGCAACAGGCGATCGCGCAATTTCCGACTCATCCCCGTACCCTGGATATTGTTCGCCAAAAGCTGCAAGAGAATCCCAAACAACTGAATTTACTCTTACACTTAGCCAAATCAGCATACGATACTCCTGGGAGTGGCGGAATTCGCGATCGCTTAGTGAATGAGTATGCGTCTGGGTTACAGCCCCAAGACTGGCAAACCATTGCCTTTGGCTATTGGGAAACCCGTGAATATGACAAAGCGGCTAAAGCCTACACCAAAGCCCCGCCCACGCCGGAAAATGCCTATCGAGTCGGGCGCGGGTATCACCTGAAAGGGAAACGCCAAGAAGCCAAAGCCGGCTATCAACAACTGATTCGCACCTTTCCCGATGCCAAAGAAACGGGGTTAGGATTGCGGCGTCTGGCGAGTCTTCTCCCCTCTCAAGAGGCAATCCCTTACCTGGATCAGGTGGTGGCGAAGTTCCCCGATGAAGCCCCAGAAGCCCTACTCACCAAGGCAAACATCCTAGAAGCGTTGGGCAGTTCTCAATCTGCCACCCAAGCCCGTCAGTCGGTGTTAACCCAATATCCGAATTCTGACGCCGCCGCAGACTATCGTTGGCAGGTAGCAAACCAGAAAGCCCAAGCGGGGAATCTCGCCGAAGCATGGCAATGGGCGCAACCGATTACCACAGATAGTCCCGATAGTGCCATCGCCCCGGAAGCGGCATTTTGGGTGGGCAGATGGGCAATGCAACTGGGACGCCAAGAGGAAGCCACATCCGCGTTTGAACACGTTTTGGCACAGTATCCCGAATCCTATTATGCGTGGCGGTCTGCCCGATTTCTCGGCTGGGATGTGGGGGACTTTACCACGGTGCGGGATGTAAATCCGACGCTGGTGCTACCGAAAACGCGATCGCGACTCCCGGCTGGATCAGATACGTTAAAAGAATTGCATCTATTGGGACAAAATCAGGACAGTTGGACGCTTTGGCAAGCCGAATTTGAGAATCGCCAGGAACCCACGGTTGCTGAACAGTTCACCGATGGCGTTATGCGCTTAGGCGTGGGTGATAACATTAATGGGATTAATCAAGTTTGGTTTTTGAGTCAGCGTGAAACCCCGGAAGAACGTCGCCAATGGCAAGCATTGCGGGCTGAACCAGCGTATTGGTATACACTATTTCCGTTACCCTTTTTTGATTCGGTGGTCAATTGGTCGGGTCAACGTCAACTTAATCCCTTATTGGTGATAGGTTTAATTCGCCAAGAATCGCGGTTTGAACCCGAAATCGGTTCTATCGCAGGAGCCAGGGGTTTAATGCAAGTTATGCCGGGAACGGGTCAATGGATTGCCGATAAAATTCAGCTTCAGGAGTATGACCTGAATGACCCCAATGATAATGTCAAATTGGGGACATGGTATTTAGATCACACTCACCAAGAATACAATAACCATTCTCTATTCGCCGTCGCAAGTTACAATGCGGGTCCAGGGAATGTGGCAAAGTGGATCAGGAAGTATGATACGACTGATCCCGATGCGTTCATTGAGCAGATTCCTTTTGCGGAAACGAAGGGATATGTGGAGGCAGTTTTTGAGAATTATTGGAATTATTTGCGGCTGTATAATCCAGAGGTGAATCAGTTATTGCGGAAGTATTCTAAGAGTCAGCCAGGAATATCTCCTTAG